In Stieleria varia, one genomic interval encodes:
- a CDS encoding homocysteine S-methyltransferase family protein, producing the protein MADHQQTVLLMDGAMGTELIARGAANDQSLAWSATAISDHADVITAIHRDYVSSGATIHTANTFRTQRRTVGQQWSQWTRRAIGLARNAVPNDHRVAGSLPPLCDCYRPDLSPPDPRPEQREFANALHQFGCDLILCETHCHPSESLSAVEEAIRTGSETWLSLTAGPHADLLSESEMVDIALAAVDRGASAILVNCTPASQTLRFLQALVSADLKVPVGAYANAGVDEERCGWHSQSQHDTTRYAHHAMTWISAGATIIGGCCGIGPATIAELDTRLRKISQ; encoded by the coding sequence ATGGCTGATCACCAACAAACCGTCTTGTTAATGGATGGAGCCATGGGAACGGAGCTGATCGCCCGTGGCGCCGCCAATGACCAATCCCTGGCTTGGAGCGCGACCGCAATCTCAGATCATGCCGATGTGATCACCGCGATTCACCGGGATTACGTTTCCAGCGGTGCGACGATTCACACAGCCAATACCTTTCGAACGCAACGTCGCACGGTCGGACAGCAATGGTCACAATGGACCCGCCGAGCGATTGGATTGGCCAGAAACGCCGTGCCCAATGATCATCGAGTCGCTGGCAGCCTGCCGCCGCTGTGCGATTGTTATCGTCCGGATCTGTCACCTCCCGACCCACGCCCCGAGCAACGCGAGTTTGCAAACGCCTTGCACCAGTTCGGTTGCGACTTGATTTTGTGTGAAACACATTGTCATCCCTCGGAATCACTTTCCGCGGTGGAGGAAGCGATTCGAACGGGCAGCGAAACTTGGTTGTCTCTCACCGCTGGCCCCCATGCCGACTTGTTGAGCGAATCGGAAATGGTAGACATCGCCCTCGCCGCAGTCGATCGAGGTGCTTCCGCGATCCTCGTCAATTGCACTCCCGCATCACAGACCCTGCGATTCCTGCAGGCTCTGGTTTCTGCAGATCTCAAAGTGCCCGTGGGAGCCTATGCCAACGCGGGCGTGGACGAAGAACGTTGTGGATGGCACAGCCAATCGCAACACGACACCACTCGCTACGCCCATCATGCGATGACATGGATCTCGGCCGGAGCAACCATCATCGGGGGATGTTGTGGAATCGGCCCGGCGACGATCGCTGAGTTGGACACCCGATTGCGAAAAATCTCGCAATGA